GCGACGTTAGCTTCGCCGTGGTCGCCGATCGTCAGTGGAAGAGCGGGCCCGATCATGTTGACACCGGCGGCGGTCGCCCTGACCATGTGCCGGATCCTGATTTCGATACGTCGGTGCTCGACAAAGAAGGCCTCATCCTGCTGGGCGAGCGGCAAGAAGAGTTTTTGAAGCAATGGGTCGACGATTGGCGCGGGCATGGGCTCAAGGTCCTGCTGAGTCAAACCGTCTTTGCCGGCGTTGCGACGCACCACGGAGGATACGACGGTTATCTAAAGGCTGATCTCGACTGCGGCAGTTGGCCGCAAACGGCTCGCAACCGGACTATCGATATCATCCGCAAAGGAATGCCGCTGCATATCAACGGCGATCAACATCTGACGACGCTGGTGCAATACGGCGTCGAGAAACAACGCGATAGTTGCTGGTCGTTTTGCACGCCGGCCATCGCCGTCGGTTATCCCCGCTGGTGGCGCCCTGACGAACTCGGGATGCCGCACCAGAACCGTCCGAAACATGGCCTGGCCGATACCGGCGAGTACATCGACGGCTTCGGCAACAAAGCGTACGTCTACGCCGTCGGCAATCCAGAGGTCGCCACAAAACGGAACCGTTACGAGCGCGCTCACCAAAAAGGAAGCGGCTTCGGCATCGTCACCATCGACACCGCCGCGAAGACCTACAAGCTCGAGTCGTTCAAATTTCTGGTCGACGCGACCGACGGCAAAGCGTCGAACCAATTCCCTGGCTGGCCGATCACGATCCAGCAACAAGAAAACGGCGGACAAAACGTGATCGCGTAACTCCCGCCGCGTCGGCAGCGCTCGCGTCTTCATCCCTATCCGAAGCGCGAGTGACGACGGCAATGCGTCCGCAAGCAAAAAAGGTAGGACCGGACCGCTGCGCAAATTTTCTATCCGATTACCCAGTCTTCCCAGGAGGAAGTTTGGGTGATTTAGGAATCGAATCTGCCCCCCAAGATCACCCAGCGAACCCACAAGCAGGGCCAGATCTACGGACCGGACCGCTGGACAAATTTTCTATTAGGCTACCCAGTCTGCCTGTGCGGCAATTTGGGTAATTTGCAAAGTTCTTCGAGGTCCCGAATAGGACCGAAACGTCGGACCGGACCACTGCGCGTTTTTCTATCAAACTACCCAGTCTGCCTGGATGGAAATTTGGGCCGCTTAGAGGGTCGCACCGAAGTCATCACCGGACCGGACCGCCGAATTGGTACCCGAGATTAGAATGCGGTCTTGCTGTCCCATTGGTCTTGGTGACGCCGTGGTCCGCGTGAGATCTTGCCTCCGAATTGTCAAAGAACCCCGTCGGCGACCAGCATGCCGCCTGAATGCTCTTTCCCGAGCGAGAGATGCTTTTGCAGTGTCACGATTCCCTGCGCCAAGCGAATCGACCACGAATCCGTGTGCAATGTCAAGGGACAACCTAGCGTGTGATCTCGACCGAAATAAGAAGTCACGCCATGTAGGCGGTCGGATCGCTCAGCCCATGTTTGGCGAACGCTTCTTTTCGTTCGACGCAGGCGCCGCATTTGCCGCAGTGCTCTTCGAGCCCTTTGTAGCAGGTCCAGGTCCGTTCGTACGGGACGCCTAGTTGGGCTCCGCGCTGGGCGATGTCTCCTTTGTCGATGTCGACGAAGGGGCGCCAGAGTTCGACGGCGCTCCAGTCGCACAGCTTGGCCGCCTGGTCCATCGCGGCGGCGAACTCCGGCCGGCAGTCGGGATAGATTGCGTGGTCGCCGCTATGAGCGCCATAGGCGACGGCGACACATTCTTGGCTGATCGCCCAGGCGATCGAGACTGACAGCAAGATCATGTTGCGGTTAGGCACCACCGTCAGCTTCATGTTCTCTTCGGCGTAGTGCCCTTCGGGGATCTCGATCTCGCGGCCGCTTAGGCTGTTAGCTCCAAACAACGGATTGATCGCCGAGAGATCGGCGACAATATGCGGCACGCTGACCTGCTCACAAAGCTGACGCGCATAGTCAAGCTCTTTCACATGTCGCTGACCATAGTTGATCGAGATGCCGCGCACATCGTGCCCGGCGTCGATCAGGTGATAGAGCAACGTGGCGGAGTCCATACCTCCGGAAACGACGGCGACGACTTTGGGCATGGGGAAGACTTCGAGTGCAATCCGGAAAACGGGAGAGGAACGCTCTCGCGCAGTATACTACAATACCGCGAGTCGCCTAAAGAGATGCAAAGAACCTGGGAGTCGAACGTAACGGCAATGGATCTTGCCGAGCGAAGCGAGCGGCGAATTTTTTGGCGTCCGTCAGAATGTAGCGGCGCCAAATGAAGTTTCCTGGTCCGCATAGCGACCCCTACGATTTCGTGGACGCTCACCAAAAAACGCGGCCGTCCAACAGGACGACCGCGTTTTGTATCTTCTGCGCAGCTCAAGCGGTCGTTCAACCGCTCCAGCGAGGCGATTAAACTTCTTTCGAATCGATCCAGGTCATCAGCTTGCGAAGGCGCTTGCCGACTTGCTCGACCTGGTGATCGCGTTCGCGGCGGCGGATCGCTTTGAAGCGGGGAGCGCCGGCTTTGTTTTCCAGGATCCAATCGCGGGCGAAGGTGCCGTCTTGGATTTCGGTCAGGACGCGCT
The nucleotide sequence above comes from Blastopirellula sp. J2-11. Encoded proteins:
- the queC gene encoding 7-cyano-7-deazaguanine synthase QueC, translated to MPKVVAVVSGGMDSATLLYHLIDAGHDVRGISINYGQRHVKELDYARQLCEQVSVPHIVADLSAINPLFGANSLSGREIEIPEGHYAEENMKLTVVPNRNMILLSVSIAWAISQECVAVAYGAHSGDHAIYPDCRPEFAAAMDQAAKLCDWSAVELWRPFVDIDKGDIAQRGAQLGVPYERTWTCYKGLEEHCGKCGACVERKEAFAKHGLSDPTAYMA